Genomic segment of Chloroflexota bacterium:
CGGCTGGGCACCCTCGCGGTGGCCACCAAGCTCTCCGAGACGGAGGGGAGTGGGAAGATCCTGACGTATATGGCGACGGGGTTGCCGGTGGTCGCCTTTGACACCCCGGTGCATCGGGAGTATCTGGGTGAGTGGGGGATTTATGCCCGTCCGGGGGATCCCGCCGAGCTTGCCGAGGGGATCCGGTCCCTGCTGGCTTCCCCGGCGCGAGCGCGCCGCCTTGGGACGATGCTGCGCGAGCGCGCCGTGCGCTCGTTCAGTTGGGATGTGGCCGCGCGGCAAATACTGGATGCCTACACGGAGGTTTGCGGCGCCCCTGGGGACGTGCTATAATGCTTCCCGTAAGTCAAGGCCGGCGGATCGCATGATCCGCCTTTCTGCATGTTCGGGCGATGAGCGGGTCATCCCCCGCCCTGTGGGATCGCAGACCGCCGGCGTGGGTGCAGGCGTGGCTCGGACCTGCATCATGAAGGGTGCCATTCACGAAGGTCGCTCATGCAAGGGCTAAGCGAACGGCCGGTCGCCACCGAGACGATGTTCCCACGGCAGGCCCATCGACTGTATATCCGATGGTGGCAGTGGAGCCTGGCCGCTCTCCGGTCTCGTGGCGTCCTCGCGATCGTGCTGGGATATCTGGTGTTGGCCGTCAGCTATGGGGTGATCATCCCCCTGTGGGAGGCTGACAACGAGTGGGCGCATTACCGGTACGCCCGTTACATCGTCACTCACCACGCGCTGCCCGATCCCACGGAGCGTAAGCCTTCCGAGCGTCCCCCCCTGTTCGCCCGACGGAAGTGGCCAGCTCGGGAGTGGCATCAGTTCAGCCAGCCGCCGCTTTACTACCTCCTGGCCGCGGCGGTGATATCGCCGGTGGACATCAGCGATAACCTGTGGCCGGTGCCCAATCCGTACGTCCACAGTAGCACCGGCGTGGGCGGGGTGAACTTCGCCGTCCATGGCCCGGAGGAGTCGTTCCCCTATCGGGGCACGGTGCTGGCCGTCCATCTGATCCGCCTGCTATCCGCTGTGTTGGGGCTGGTCGCCCTGGCCGGCGTCTACCGGCTGGCGCAAACCATCGCTCCGGGGCGGCCGGAGCTGGCCTGGGGCACGTTGGCGCTTACCGCCTTTTCCCCTCAGTTCCTGTTTGCGGCCAGCACGGTGAACAATGATGTCCTGGTCACCGCGGCCGGCGCGTGGACCCTGGTGTACGGCCTTCGCGTTGTTCAGTCTCCACGACGTTTGAGGAACTGGGGCGGGGCAGCGCTATGGCTCAGCCTGGCGATCCTGGCCAAATATAACGGGCTCGTGCTGGCGCCGTTCGTCGCGCTCTGTTTCCTCATCGGCTTCGTCCGATTGGCCCGGGAGCGGGAGGTGCGGTATCTGGCGCGGGCGTTATTGGGGTCGGGGATCGTCGTCTTCCTCCTCACGGGTGGATGGCTGATCAGCAACCGCGTGCGCTACGGCCGCTTCATCACGCGCTATCCCAATCTTGTGGATCGGTTCGTGAGCGATCTGAGCAGCCTGGGTGGAACCGATCTAAGTTGGTTGACGCGAGAGCGTCTGTGGCAGGCTGCGGTGTACTCCTTTGAGACGTACTGGGCTTCCTTTGGCTGGGGCAACCTGGGGCTGCCCAAGCTCGTCTACCAGGTGCTGGCCGTCTTCTGCCTCATGGCGGTCGCGGGGATCGCCTTGCGGTTGAGCCGATCTCTGTTCGCCCGCAGAATCGAGCGGACGGTGTGGATCAGCCTGCTGCTCTTGGGGCTCGTGATGGTGGCCTGGCTTGTGGGCGCATACAAGGCGTTGCGCACCGGAGAGGGACGCCTGCACGGCCGCTATCTGTTGCCCGTGTTGCCGGCGATCAGCTTCCTTCTCGTGTGGGGGATCGGCGCATGGTCTTCGGGACGTCGCCTGCGCTTCACCATGGCTGTCCTGGGCGGAGCGTTTCTCCTCTTCGCCGGGTGGACGGCGGCGGGCCCTTTGCGAGCCGCCTATGCGCCGCCGGCGTTCTCTACACAGGTCACCTTAGCTCCTGACGAGCGGCCTTTGGGGGCGCGCTTTGGGGAGAACGCGGAGCTGATCGCCTACACGATCTGGCCGGAGACCGTGTCCCCCGGGGAGGCTGTGGGCGTTCGGCTGCTCTGGCGTGTGTTGAAGCCGTTGGACCGCAACTATACGGTTGGAGTCCACGTCGTGGACGCGAGGGGTGTGAAGGTAGGGGAGACCAACATTTATCCGGGGCGCGGGAACTACGCCACGACGTTGTGGCGCCCGGGGGATGTCTTCCGGGAGACCTACTGGGTGGTCGTGCGGGAGCCCATCACGCGGCCGATCATGGGACACATTAAGGTGGCGTTGTTCATGGACGATGACACCCGGGAGCATCTTCCGGTCACGGATGCGCACGGCAATCCGCTGGGTGGGGGCGTCTTTTTCGGCCGCATCAAGCTGGCGCCTTCCGAGCCGCCGACAGAGCCGTTGCCGGAGACCGGGCTGGCGCGGCTGGATGATATCGCCTGGCTCAGCGAGGGGGACTGGCAGGCTGAGATCATGCCCGTGACGGCGGGCGAGACCTTTACCGTGACGTTGACGTGGCGCGCGCTGAGCAGGCCTGCGACGGACTACCAGGTGTTCGTGCATCTGGAGGGTCCCGATGGGCCTGTGGCGTTTGGGGACGGCCCGCCTGCCGGAGGAACGTATCCCACCGGCCTCTGGGATCGCGGTGAGCGCATCGTCGACGAGCATGTAGTGCGGGTGCCACCCGATCTTCCCGCCGGCACGTATGCGCTGGCGGTCGGCCTGTACGACGCGGAGGGGCGCCGCCCGGCGACCTATGGCCCGGACGGCGAGCGGCTGCCTGCGGATCGGGTCGTCCTCGATCGCATTCGGGTGATCCGGCGGGATCAGAAAGCGTTCATCCCGCTCGTCACCCACCAGGAAGAGGTCAAGGGGCGCAAGAAGCGGTGATGACCCGCACCTTGCTGTGAAGTCACAGAGAGCGCTGGGGGAAAACGAAGAGGGGGGATCGTCGAGCGTAGGAACGGGCAATATGCCGGTGCGGAGCAGGACGAGTGCTCAGGCGGATGGCTCGTGGCACCCGGCTCTCCGTATCATTCGAGAAACTTTCCAATGCGAGAGGAGCGCTTATGAGCAAGATCCTGGTTACAGGGGGGGCTGGATTCATCGGTTCTCACGTTGTGGATGCCTTCCTCGATGCCGGGCACGAGGTGGCGGTGATCGACAACCTGGTCACGGGCAAGCGGGAGAACGTGAATCCCAAGGCGAAGTTCTACGAGGTGGACATCCGGGACCAGGAGGCGGTGGAGGAGGTCTTCGCCGCCGAGCGGCCGGATGCCGTCTGTCACCAGGCCGCGCTGGCGAACGTGCGCGAGTCGTTGGAGAAGCCCATTGAGTATGGCGAGGTGAACATCCTGGGCTCTCTGGCGCTGCTGGAGGCGGCCCGCAGGCACGAATGTCGTCGCTTCATCTACGCGTCGACGGGGGGAGCCTGCTACGGTGAACCGGAGTTCCTGCCGGTCACGGAGGATCACCCGATCAATCCGCTGGATCCCTACGGTGCCAGCAAGCATGTGGTGGAGCATTATCTGTACCTGTATCGACATAATTATGGGTTGTCCTACGTGGTCTTGCGGTATCCCAACGTGTATGGCCCGCGCCAGGATCCCCTGGGCGAGGCGGGGGTTGTGGCGATCTTTACCGGCTTGATGCTGCAGGGTAAGCAGCCGACGATCAACGGCACCGGCGAACAGCAGCGCGATTTCGTCTACGTGGGTGACATCGCCCGGGCAAATGTGATCGCTTTGGAGCAGGGTGAGGGGATTTACAACATCGGCTCCGGCGTCCCGACCGATGTCAACACCATCTTCGCGGAGCTGAAGGAGATCATCGGGTATCCGGGGGAGGCGCGTTATGGCCCGCCGAAGCTGGGCGAGGTGTTCCGTATCTACCTGGATGCCAGCAAGGCGCGCGAGGAGTTGGGATGGGAGCCGACGGTTCCTCTGAGGGAAGGCCTCACCCGAACGGTGGAGTTCTTCCGCCATCGTGAGGGATAAGAGGCGAGGGTGGCGAGTGTTCGGCGGCTCGTTCGCGGGCCGCCGAATTCATTTGTGCGAGGGGAATCCTCATGCGGATCGCTCTCAACGGCTGGTTTTGGGGCCAGATGGGCACGGGCAGCGGGCAGGTGCTGCACGGGTTGGTGCGTTGGCTGCCGCGCGTCTCCCCAGGCGATGAGCGATGGTTGATCCTGCCCCGACACGCATCTTCCACAGAGGATGTGCCCGGCTGGCGGCTCGTGCGCGTGGCCACCCCGTTCGATCGCGTGCAGATCGACCTGGCCAAGGTCTGGTTCGAGCAGATCGCGTTTCCATGGGCGTGTCGGCGGCTGGGAGTGGAGATAGCCCACGTGCCTTATTGGGGATCGCCGTGGTGGCGGCCGTGTCGCGTCGTCGTCACCGTGCACGATCTGATCCCGCTGTTCGGGGCGGCCCGTTGCAGCGATTGTACACAGCGCTGGTCTCCCGGACCGCTCGCCGCTCTCATCTGATCCTGACGGATTCCGAGGCGGCGCGTCGGGATATCGTACAGCATCTGGGTGTGTCACCGGAGCGGGTCCGCACCGTGTATTTAGCTGCGGACGAGCGATATGCCCGCTCTTTGACCGGGGAGGACCTGCAGCGGGTGCGGGAGCGGTATCGGCTACCGCATCGGTTCATCCTCTATTTCGGCGGCTTCGATGTGCGCAAGAATGTGCCGCGTTTGCTGGAGGCGTACGCCCGGCTGGTGCGTCAGGGGCGGCATCGCGACACGCCGCTGGTGATCGCGGGGCGGCTGCCGAGCCAGGATACCCCGTTCACGCCGGATCCTCGTCGCCTGGCGCGTGAGCTGGGGATCGAGGCGTGGGTGCATTTCCCCGGCTGGATCGCGGAGGAGGACAAGCCGGCATTGTACGCGCTGGCCGAGGTGTTCGTATTCGTGCCCACCTATGAGGGGTTTGGGCTCCCCGCGCTGGAGGCGATGTCGGTGGGCTTCCCGCCCGAGGTCTGATATCGGAGGCCTTATCAGGCTACCCTCTAGACGTCATAGGCTCTCTTGTCTTCTCTCCCTGACCTACCCCTCTTGACCCCGATGGACGATCCAGGTCGGAGCTCAGGCGGAGGATCTGTCCATCACCTGTTTGCGAGCAAAAGCGGTTCGTGAGATCTATTTGTCCGTGCGCCCGGGAGCGGCGTTCCTCTCTTTGATGAGCCTCCATCGCTTGTAGATTCGGGTTGGTCGAGCAAGAAAGCTTGTTCTATTCCCGTGGTCAACAAAATGTGTTATGATATAGGTGGAGGGAGAGGTCCTCCTTGAGGGCCCTGGGTATTTGGGAAGGGTGCGTTTTCCCCATCTGTCAGGAGGCGGATCATGAGCGTGGGTACGTCTCAATCCAAATCCCAGCATCGCAGCCTTTCCATAGCCTCTGGGATATTCCTGATCGTACTGGGCTTTTCGACCTTGTTCGCCTCTGTCCTGCCCATGTCTCCGCGTTTGTTGATCAGCGCCGGCCTGCTGTCGGGCGGTGTCGTGCTGGTCGCCCCTCGGCGTGTCCGTCGGTTGGCGCTCTTTGGTGCTTCGTCTATCTTTCTGAGCATTGGGGTATTGATTGTTGTCTCTCCCATCGTTCTAGGCATACGCCTCGGCCAGATTGAGATGTCTAAGGACTTGGCCTATGCGATCCTTTTGTGGTTTGTATGTTTGTTGGCCGCCACCGGGTTGCTGGCCTCCGGGCTTTGGATCCTGGCCTACATGAGCGGTGATCTTTTGTTACGAGCCCACCCAATAGGTGATCTTGGCCGTATGGAGGTTATACGCCAGCTCTTTACGCTCGCGTTGGGGCTCCAGGGGCCGTTCATGATCGTTGAAAAGGGGGAGATCCGTGGAGATGCGAGAATGGGGGTGCTACGGCGCTTGGGTGGGCCGGGGCTCTTGATCGTGCGTCCCTGTCAAGCCGTTGTGTTGGAGTGGGGGGGGAAGATCACCGGGATTCGGGAGCCTGGGGTCATTCGCTTGAAGCCATTTGAGCGTGTGCGACACGTGATCCTCTTGGAACCCAAGTTTATCCAGGTGGAGTTTCACGACGTGCTCACCAAGGACGGTGTGACGCTGTCCAGCGTTACTGGTGCCGTTGGTTATCGGTTTCCACCTGTTGACAAATCCGCCTTCGGATCTGGGGAGGGGATTATCCGGGATGATTTATATCCGACGCGTCGGTCAGATCTGGAACGTATGTTACAGATAGTCCCGGACCCGGCGAAGTGGGATGAGGCTATTGCGGAGGTGGTGGAGCGAGCGGCGCGTCGTGCTATCAGCCGTTGCACATTGGAGGATCTGTTTCCTCTTGAAGAATCTGGTGAGGAGTCTGATGGGAAGATTGACGCAGGGATTGATTCGGCTGCGCTGGAAATGGTCTCCGAAATCGTCTTTGAGGAAGTTCGCCAGCGAACGAGACACTGGGGGGTGCAAATTACGGCGATGGAAATTACAGCAATGACTTTACCGGAGGAGATACCGGATTGGGTTTTGAGTTCGTGGGTTGCGGACCGAAACAAGGTGATCAGCGTAGTTCAGGGGGAGGTAGATGCCAAGCGAGCGTATGCCTTTGAGTCGGTGCGGTTAGCCGCACGACGTAGGGCAGTCGAGGACTTCATCGCGGCACTCGCTTTGGCACGTGAGACATTGGATTCTCAGGAAGTGGATCGAGTTGCGCGTTTGATGGCGTGGCTAATGGCTCATGTCGCGGAGGATAAATCGACTGGAATGCGCTTGGTTGGAGCTCTGGAGCAACTGATGGAGAACCCCAATGCTCATATCATCATTGGATCGCCCGATATGGGAGGCGCGCCAGCCGGACAACCACCGGCAGTCAGCGATGGTAGCGAGGAGTGACGTCTATGGTGCGCGTGATGGCGTCTTGCTTCTTTGGGGGACGGTAATTTAGGCCGAATG
This window contains:
- a CDS encoding SDR family oxidoreductase; its protein translation is MSKILVTGGAGFIGSHVVDAFLDAGHEVAVIDNLVTGKRENVNPKAKFYEVDIRDQEAVEEVFAAERPDAVCHQAALANVRESLEKPIEYGEVNILGSLALLEAARRHECRRFIYASTGGACYGEPEFLPVTEDHPINPLDPYGASKHVVEHYLYLYRHNYGLSYVVLRYPNVYGPRQDPLGEAGVVAIFTGLMLQGKQPTINGTGEQQRDFVYVGDIARANVIALEQGEGIYNIGSGVPTDVNTIFAELKEIIGYPGEARYGPPKLGEVFRIYLDASKAREELGWEPTVPLREGLTRTVEFFRHREG
- a CDS encoding glycosyltransferase family 4 protein; protein product: MRIALNGWFWGQMGTGSGQVLHGLVRWLPRVSPGDERWLILPRHASSTEDVPGWRLVRVATPFDRVQIDLAKVWFEQIAFPWACRRLGVEIAHVPYWGSPWWRPCRVVVTVHDLIPLFGAARCSDCTQRWSPGPLAALI
- a CDS encoding glycosyltransferase family 4 protein, with product MQRLYTALVSRTARRSHLILTDSEAARRDIVQHLGVSPERVRTVYLAADERYARSLTGEDLQRVRERYRLPHRFILYFGGFDVRKNVPRLLEAYARLVRQGRHRDTPLVIAGRLPSQDTPFTPDPRRLARELGIEAWVHFPGWIAEEDKPALYALAEVFVFVPTYEGFGLPALEAMSVGFPPEV